One Kangiella geojedonensis DNA segment encodes these proteins:
- the kynU gene encoding kynureninase yields MSNLFSLEHAQQLDSQDPLKHIRDEFHIPKQDNGDEEIYLCGNSLGLQPRLAAEYVNDELSQWQKLGVKGHFSGDYPWMPYHEFLSEGFADLVGAKIKEVVSMNTLTANLHFMMVSFYRPTTQRHKIIIEDHAFPSDHYAVESQIKYHGFDPEQSMVLLKPRDGEETLRDDDILAAIKEHGESTALIMLPGVQYYTGQVLDMKSITEAGHAQGCNVGFDLAHAAGNIPMQLHDWGVDFAAWCTYKYLNSGPGSVAGCFVHERHHSNKDLPRFAGWWGHDKDSRFKMENHFVPMESAEAWQLSNPPILSLAAIRGSLDTIKKAGGIHQLRHKSLKLTSYLRQLLEQELPQTINILTPEDTKASGAQLSLTVNLDGADGKQIFDAIEKAGVTCDFRHPNVIRVAPAPQYNSFEDCYRFVSILKKSIEGAVS; encoded by the coding sequence ATGAGTAATTTATTTTCCTTAGAACACGCACAACAACTCGATTCACAAGATCCTTTAAAGCATATTCGCGACGAGTTTCACATCCCCAAACAAGACAATGGCGATGAAGAAATTTATCTTTGCGGAAACTCTTTAGGGTTACAACCAAGGTTGGCCGCCGAATACGTGAATGATGAGTTATCACAATGGCAAAAGCTCGGTGTTAAGGGTCACTTTTCAGGTGATTATCCTTGGATGCCCTATCATGAGTTTTTGAGTGAAGGTTTTGCCGATTTGGTGGGCGCAAAGATTAAAGAAGTCGTTAGCATGAATACACTAACCGCTAACCTTCATTTTATGATGGTCAGTTTTTACCGTCCAACCACTCAACGTCATAAAATCATTATTGAAGATCACGCCTTTCCTTCCGATCATTATGCGGTTGAATCACAAATTAAATATCATGGATTTGATCCCGAGCAAAGCATGGTTTTATTAAAGCCTCGCGACGGTGAAGAAACTTTGCGCGACGATGATATTTTGGCTGCCATTAAAGAGCATGGCGAAAGCACAGCCCTGATTATGCTGCCTGGCGTTCAGTACTACACCGGGCAAGTCCTCGACATGAAAAGTATCACTGAAGCCGGCCACGCCCAAGGTTGTAACGTTGGTTTTGACCTAGCTCATGCCGCAGGTAACATTCCAATGCAGCTTCATGACTGGGGCGTCGATTTCGCTGCTTGGTGCACCTATAAATATTTGAATTCAGGGCCAGGCTCAGTCGCTGGTTGCTTTGTTCATGAACGCCATCATAGCAACAAAGATCTGCCTCGGTTTGCAGGTTGGTGGGGCCATGACAAAGACTCTCGCTTTAAGATGGAGAATCATTTTGTTCCAATGGAAAGCGCTGAAGCATGGCAGTTATCAAACCCACCAATCTTGTCTTTAGCAGCGATACGTGGCTCGCTTGATACCATAAAAAAAGCTGGCGGCATTCATCAGTTACGTCATAAATCGCTCAAACTAACCAGCTATTTACGCCAGTTACTTGAGCAAGAACTTCCGCAAACCATTAACATCTTGACACCAGAAGACACTAAGGCGTCAGGTGCGCAGTTGTCCCTAACGGTTAATCTGGATGGCGCTGATGGTAAGCAGATATTTGATGCCATTGAAAAAGCAGGGGTTACCTGCGACTTCCGTCATCCAAACGTTATTCGTGTTGCTCCAGCGCCACAGTACAATTCGTTTGAGGATTGCTATCGCTTTGTGAGTATCCTCAAGAAGTCGATTGAAGGAGCTGTTTCATGA
- a CDS encoding FAD-dependent oxidoreductase, whose amino-acid sequence MSQHITMIGAGLVGSLMSIYLGQRGYKVDVYDKLPDIRQASIPAGRSINLALANRGIRALQQVGVMDKVNQLLIPMKGRMLHDVTGKLTLQPYGQKPEEVIYSVSRAGLVSLLRDEAEATNNVTFHFETKLVDIDPENQTINLKNEQNDDVMTHQYDILLGTDGAGSKTRRSLESLGLTGFSSDLLEHSYKELTIPAGDVNQFQIDKEALHIWPRGGYMLIALPNLDGSFTVTLFMPNKGPISFEAFSDKKAVERFFKEQFSDVLELIPNLADDYFTNPTGILGTVRAKNWAHGNILLFGDASHAIVPFHGQGMNCGFEDCSELYRLLNKHSDDWSKVISEFTSARRDNADAIADMALENYVEMRDSVRDPQFQLKKAIAFKLEQHYPTQFIPRYSMVMFHHIPYADAYRRGKVQADILTQLSSGNDNIDDIDWQLAAQLVQDKLEPISKEFLH is encoded by the coding sequence ATGAGTCAACACATCACCATGATCGGAGCCGGTTTAGTCGGTTCTTTAATGAGTATTTATCTAGGACAACGTGGGTATAAAGTCGATGTTTATGACAAGCTTCCGGATATCCGACAAGCAAGTATCCCTGCCGGACGCTCTATTAATTTAGCTCTAGCCAATCGCGGTATTCGAGCGCTTCAACAAGTTGGGGTGATGGATAAAGTTAACCAGCTTCTTATACCAATGAAAGGCAGAATGCTGCATGATGTTACCGGAAAACTCACTCTTCAACCTTATGGGCAAAAACCTGAAGAAGTGATTTACTCAGTTTCACGCGCGGGCTTAGTCAGCTTACTGCGCGACGAAGCGGAAGCGACTAACAATGTCACTTTTCATTTTGAAACGAAATTGGTTGATATCGATCCTGAGAATCAAACCATTAACTTAAAGAATGAGCAAAACGATGATGTTATGACTCATCAGTACGATATTTTGCTCGGTACTGATGGCGCTGGTTCTAAGACTCGTCGTTCCTTAGAAAGCTTAGGCTTGACTGGCTTTAGTTCCGATCTGCTTGAGCATTCTTACAAGGAACTAACGATCCCCGCGGGTGACGTCAACCAGTTCCAAATTGACAAAGAAGCGCTGCACATTTGGCCTCGTGGCGGCTACATGTTGATTGCACTGCCCAATCTAGATGGCTCTTTCACAGTAACCTTATTCATGCCCAATAAAGGGCCAATCAGCTTTGAAGCGTTTAGTGACAAAAAAGCCGTTGAGCGCTTTTTTAAAGAACAATTCAGCGACGTGTTGGAGTTAATCCCTAACCTAGCAGACGATTACTTTACCAACCCCACAGGCATTCTCGGCACCGTACGCGCAAAAAACTGGGCTCATGGCAATATCTTACTGTTTGGTGATGCGTCACACGCCATTGTCCCTTTTCATGGCCAAGGCATGAATTGTGGCTTTGAGGATTGCTCCGAACTCTATCGCTTGTTAAACAAACACTCTGATGATTGGAGCAAAGTTATTTCTGAGTTTACCTCGGCCAGACGAGACAATGCTGATGCTATTGCAGACATGGCACTAGAAAACTATGTTGAAATGCGCGATTCCGTTCGCGATCCACAGTTCCAACTAAAAAAAGCGATCGCCTTCAAACTAGAGCAGCATTACCCGACTCAGTTTATTCCTCGTTATTCCATGGTCATGTTCCATCACATCCCTTACGCTGACGCTTATCGCCGAGGAAAGGTTCAAGCTGACATACTAACGCAACTATCCTCAGGTAATGATAATATCGACGACATTGATTGGCAGCTTGCTGCTCAGTTAGTGCAAGATAAATTAGAACCAATCTCTAAGGAGTTTCTACATTGA
- a CDS encoding M28 family peptidase — MKITHLLALAFTVSLASHTLAAQDNDNANDHAKDNNELADQWMNYLASDERQGRLTGSTENTEVQSWLIERFKEIGLQKIPEQDSYLQKFTAHNRDGEPLQAANVIGYIPCNCKSDRYFIVGAHYDHVGVNPKLEGDQIFNGADDDASGVVASLIFAKTLKQYKQLPFNVIIAAWDAEEMGLQGSKYFAQNPWLPLNKIESGFMFELVGVPLKDKLNSAWMTGEKYSTLYPTLKAELEKQGWQLDPVLDPRMGLFFRSDNAPFAMLDASNEDIKKAFQNKEKAKVTGIPMHAISVWRGQPHYHQPNDDASIIHIPNLVSLAESLGKAFHELPSNTQIEWLENEQFQFSRPN, encoded by the coding sequence TTGAAGATCACACACTTATTAGCCTTGGCTTTTACAGTATCTCTGGCTAGCCATACCTTAGCTGCACAAGATAATGATAACGCCAACGATCATGCCAAAGATAATAATGAACTGGCTGACCAGTGGATGAACTACCTTGCTAGTGATGAACGCCAAGGGCGCTTAACAGGCAGCACAGAAAATACGGAAGTTCAGTCTTGGCTTATTGAGCGCTTTAAAGAAATCGGGTTACAAAAAATCCCAGAGCAAGACTCTTATTTACAGAAGTTTACTGCTCACAACCGAGATGGGGAACCACTACAAGCGGCCAATGTGATTGGTTATATTCCTTGTAACTGTAAATCAGATCGTTATTTCATCGTAGGCGCACATTACGACCATGTAGGCGTAAATCCTAAACTCGAAGGCGATCAAATTTTTAATGGCGCTGATGATGATGCTAGTGGCGTTGTGGCCTCATTAATTTTCGCGAAAACGTTAAAGCAATATAAGCAGTTACCTTTCAACGTTATTATCGCAGCTTGGGATGCCGAAGAAATGGGCTTGCAGGGTTCAAAGTATTTTGCGCAAAACCCTTGGCTACCATTGAACAAAATCGAAAGCGGCTTCATGTTCGAGTTAGTTGGCGTACCACTAAAAGATAAGTTAAACAGTGCTTGGATGACAGGGGAAAAATACTCCACACTTTACCCAACACTGAAAGCCGAATTGGAAAAGCAGGGTTGGCAACTTGATCCTGTTTTAGATCCTCGTATGGGTCTGTTTTTCCGCTCTGACAACGCCCCCTTTGCAATGCTAGATGCCTCAAACGAGGATATAAAGAAAGCGTTTCAAAACAAAGAAAAAGCTAAGGTTACGGGAATACCGATGCACGCCATCTCCGTTTGGCGTGGTCAACCACATTATCATCAACCTAATGATGATGCTTCAATTATTCATATCCCTAACCTGGTCTCGCTGGCTGAGTCTCTAGGGAAAGCATTTCACGAATTGCCATCAAACACGCAAATCGAATGGCTTGAGAACGAGCAGTTCCAGTTTTCGCGCCCTAATTAA
- a CDS encoding HIT domain-containing protein, producing MAFKLHPVLAADCIQLGQFELCRVLLMNDANYPWLILVPQVDGVREVFELSDSQQLQLMDESHYVLKALNDTFKADKMNQAALGNMVPQLHIHHVVRYKNDAAWPAPVWGKVASVAYGKEDLEEMVAKVNKVLSNHQHYRAYNN from the coding sequence TTGGCCTTTAAGTTACATCCAGTATTAGCCGCGGATTGCATCCAGCTTGGGCAGTTTGAGCTGTGCCGAGTGTTGTTGATGAACGATGCCAATTACCCGTGGCTGATTTTGGTGCCACAAGTTGATGGTGTGCGTGAAGTTTTTGAGCTGTCCGATTCACAACAGTTGCAATTAATGGATGAGTCTCATTATGTACTGAAAGCCCTGAATGATACTTTTAAAGCCGATAAGATGAATCAAGCTGCGCTTGGTAATATGGTGCCGCAATTACATATTCATCACGTTGTGCGCTATAAAAATGATGCGGCTTGGCCAGCCCCTGTTTGGGGGAAAGTTGCGTCAGTAGCGTATGGGAAAGAAGATTTAGAGGAGATGGTTGCTAAGGTTAATAAAGTACTTAGCAACCACCAACATTATCGCGCTTACAATAATTAA
- the mrcB gene encoding penicillin-binding protein 1B — MSKKPKKKTSKPISKNSKAKQARRKKWRSLFWKLSLIFVVLLAGFTLYLDSVIQSKFKENRWQLPARVYAQSLELANGKPMTRTRLRQELELLGYRKVVKATRQGDYENYQGSFFIHIREFQFWDGQQESLPVSFTIQSGRIAGLKNRETGETLQMARLDPLLIGQFHPNRLEDRILVHLDDVPEHFKQALLTVEDRAFYEHSGVSPKAIMRALWHNITSEGRSQGGSTITQQLVKNYFLTNDRTLWRKFKEAIMSVILEVRYEKDDILQAYYNEVYFGQDGGRAIHGVGLASQYFFDKRVRDLTPAQSAMLVGMLKSPSGYNPRRKKEAALKRRNQVLRLMYEQKHLTEQEYEQQRETTLSVVNKPELKLSRVPAFMDLVRRRLQDSYSEDELKSEGLRIFTTLDPVMQRYTEEKVAKTLSRIEKSKGIEDDSLQTAVIITSSQTGNILALVGDRYSDKAGFNRAIDAKRQIGSVIKPYVVLAALEKSDKYDLATIISDEPLSLKQQDGTLWQPRNYDREYHGQVPLFVALMKSYNIAMARLGQQVGIDTVADFIEQAGVDGEVRALDALPLGVLELTPVELAGLYQSLASGGLKIKPAAITAVTDNQGVLLERYPIQSERIASELNTYLVKAGMQLVVEKGTARYLHNQNPFTKFAGKTGTTNDLKDSWFAGFSGEHLAVVWVGRDDSKEANITGSSAALPVFTDIFNGIPTETLRLGYEENIEWKLIDAKSGLLANDYCEESVEIPFIRGTAPREYAPCEPEEEESFFGL; from the coding sequence ATGTCAAAAAAACCAAAAAAGAAAACCAGTAAACCCATAAGCAAAAATTCCAAAGCGAAACAGGCTCGACGAAAAAAGTGGCGCTCACTGTTTTGGAAGCTTTCCCTTATTTTTGTCGTATTGCTGGCAGGCTTTACACTTTATCTAGACTCCGTCATTCAAAGCAAGTTTAAAGAAAACCGTTGGCAACTGCCTGCTAGAGTGTACGCACAATCGTTAGAGCTGGCTAATGGCAAGCCCATGACGCGAACGCGTTTGCGACAGGAGCTAGAGCTTCTGGGTTATCGCAAAGTGGTCAAAGCCACACGCCAAGGTGATTATGAGAATTATCAAGGTTCTTTCTTTATCCATATTCGTGAATTCCAGTTTTGGGACGGCCAACAAGAATCGTTACCGGTTTCCTTTACTATCCAGTCAGGCCGTATTGCTGGTCTAAAGAATCGTGAAACTGGTGAAACGTTACAGATGGCGCGTTTGGACCCCTTGTTAATTGGTCAGTTCCATCCGAACCGATTGGAAGACCGAATTTTAGTACATCTTGATGACGTCCCTGAGCATTTCAAGCAAGCTTTATTAACTGTGGAAGATCGTGCTTTTTATGAGCATAGCGGTGTGTCACCAAAAGCCATTATGCGTGCTTTGTGGCACAACATCACCAGTGAGGGACGTTCTCAAGGTGGTAGCACCATTACCCAGCAGTTGGTTAAAAACTACTTCTTAACCAACGACAGAACCTTATGGCGAAAATTTAAAGAAGCCATCATGTCAGTGATACTCGAAGTTCGTTATGAAAAAGACGATATCTTGCAGGCCTATTATAATGAAGTATATTTTGGACAAGATGGTGGCCGTGCCATCCATGGTGTTGGCTTAGCCAGTCAGTACTTTTTTGATAAACGTGTTCGTGACTTAACTCCTGCGCAATCAGCAATGTTAGTGGGTATGCTTAAGAGCCCTAGTGGTTACAATCCTCGCCGGAAAAAAGAAGCCGCTTTGAAGCGTCGGAACCAGGTGTTGCGGTTAATGTATGAGCAAAAGCACCTCACTGAACAAGAGTACGAGCAACAGCGTGAAACCACATTATCGGTGGTTAACAAGCCTGAATTGAAATTATCACGAGTGCCTGCATTTATGGATCTCGTGCGCCGCCGCTTGCAGGACTCTTATTCAGAAGACGAGTTAAAGTCAGAAGGACTTCGTATTTTCACCACACTTGATCCAGTGATGCAACGTTACACGGAAGAAAAGGTCGCAAAGACTTTATCCCGTATTGAAAAGTCCAAAGGCATTGAAGACGATTCATTACAAACAGCCGTGATCATTACTTCGAGTCAGACCGGTAATATTTTGGCTTTAGTCGGTGATCGTTATTCGGACAAAGCAGGGTTTAATCGCGCGATTGATGCGAAGCGACAGATTGGTTCAGTAATTAAACCTTATGTTGTTCTAGCGGCATTAGAGAAAAGTGATAAGTATGATTTGGCAACGATTATCAGTGATGAGCCGCTATCGTTGAAACAGCAAGATGGTACTTTATGGCAGCCAAGAAACTATGACCGCGAGTATCACGGGCAAGTGCCTTTGTTCGTTGCTTTGATGAAGTCATACAACATTGCTATGGCGCGTTTAGGACAGCAGGTAGGGATTGATACGGTGGCGGACTTTATTGAGCAGGCTGGTGTCGACGGTGAGGTAAGAGCCTTAGATGCGTTACCTTTAGGAGTTTTGGAACTAACGCCAGTTGAGCTAGCCGGTTTATATCAGTCTTTAGCGAGTGGCGGACTAAAGATTAAACCAGCCGCGATTACTGCTGTAACGGATAATCAAGGGGTGCTATTAGAGCGCTATCCTATTCAGTCTGAGCGTATTGCGTCAGAGCTAAATACCTATTTAGTGAAGGCGGGGATGCAGCTAGTGGTTGAAAAAGGAACCGCGCGTTATTTACATAACCAAAACCCTTTCACTAAATTCGCAGGAAAAACAGGCACCACGAATGACTTGAAAGATTCGTGGTTTGCAGGCTTCTCAGGCGAACACTTGGCGGTCGTTTGGGTCGGTCGTGATGACAGTAAGGAAGCAAACATTACAGGGTCATCAGCAGCGCTTCCAGTATTTACGGATATTTTTAACGGTATACCAACAGAAACCTTAAGGTTGGGTTACGAAGAGAATATTGAGTGGAAGCTTATTGATGCTAAAAGTGGATTATTAGCCAATGACTACTGTGAGGAATCGGTCGAAATTCCGTTTATTCGTGGGACAGCTCCGAGAGAGTATGCGCCCTGTGAACCAGAGGAAGAGGAGTCATTCTTTGGCCTTTAA
- the thpR gene encoding RNA 2',3'-cyclic phosphodiesterase, whose translation MSSITNSVKKKARLFFAIELSQELKNQLEVLQQSNPVFVGRPVKPHNFHITLQFLGSVEHQLIHDLIDCVEIPGIKPFLGSIEHYAYYPKNEIGCVEVQKGKQRLSALKSHLSRCLANEGLYFAKDKHSFRPHITLYRECQPLGDIQQVLNLEFKVERFCLMESIQNDKGVYYEVLEEWSVYEPSIKEQFFGIKD comes from the coding sequence ATGTCATCTATTACAAATTCTGTTAAAAAAAAGGCGAGACTGTTTTTTGCTATAGAGCTCTCTCAAGAGCTTAAAAACCAGCTTGAGGTTTTACAGCAATCTAACCCAGTATTTGTGGGACGTCCCGTAAAGCCCCACAATTTCCACATCACCTTACAGTTCTTGGGTTCTGTCGAACACCAGCTTATTCACGATCTGATTGATTGTGTTGAAATTCCTGGGATTAAACCCTTTTTAGGCTCTATTGAACATTATGCTTATTACCCTAAGAATGAGATTGGTTGTGTCGAAGTACAGAAAGGAAAACAACGACTTAGCGCTCTCAAGTCACATCTAAGTCGTTGCCTAGCCAATGAAGGGCTTTATTTTGCAAAAGACAAACACAGCTTTCGTCCTCACATCACCCTATACCGTGAATGTCAGCCACTCGGGGATATTCAACAAGTTCTCAATCTAGAATTTAAGGTTGAACGCTTCTGCCTCATGGAATCGATACAGAATGACAAAGGTGTTTATTATGAAGTGCTTGAAGAATGGTCGGTCTACGAGCCGAGTATCAAGGAACAGTTTTTTGGAATTAAAGACTAG
- the pepB gene encoding aminopeptidase PepB — MTLEIYLSSDSAPEQWGEGALLSFKDDRATIHADNAELIQVAARRLMTQGLSFFTLKGDWQLEQQWAFFQGAYEPKLDVQIDFAELSESDSQELDARIQVSRWMRSMVNETPEVLAPEVLAQEAAQFIQGLAPDHVTYDIISGEDLEKQGHIGTWEVGRGSTRPPALLKLKFDPKGDKSAPVAALVGKGITFDSGGYSIKPSAGMLHMKADMGGAATVTGGLALAILRGLDKPVDLYLCCAENLISGHAYKLGDILTYPNGVTVEIQNTDAEGRVVMADGLLLAGQSGAKTIIDAATLTGAAVTAVGGDYNAVFALDKDASDEFLAISKTENERHWPLPLEPFHAHRCPSHFADTANSRAVKGGGPGGASNAAGFLSRFVPNNGQGWVHIDLASAYNDSPTPKWSAGGTGLGFRSIAAKLLKS; from the coding sequence ATGACTTTAGAGATTTATCTTTCCAGCGATAGTGCGCCCGAGCAATGGGGTGAAGGTGCTTTGCTGAGCTTTAAAGATGACCGCGCAACCATTCATGCTGACAATGCAGAGCTTATTCAAGTTGCAGCGCGTCGTTTAATGACACAAGGTTTGTCATTCTTCACTTTAAAAGGCGACTGGCAGCTTGAGCAGCAGTGGGCATTCTTTCAGGGAGCTTACGAGCCTAAACTGGATGTTCAGATTGATTTTGCAGAGCTGAGTGAAAGCGATAGTCAAGAGTTAGATGCTCGTATACAAGTCAGTCGCTGGATGCGTTCAATGGTCAACGAAACGCCAGAAGTATTGGCGCCAGAAGTTTTGGCACAAGAAGCTGCTCAATTTATTCAAGGTTTAGCGCCAGACCATGTCACTTATGACATTATTTCCGGCGAAGACTTGGAAAAACAGGGGCATATTGGCACTTGGGAAGTGGGACGTGGTTCAACTCGTCCGCCAGCATTGTTAAAACTTAAGTTTGATCCTAAGGGCGATAAGAGCGCTCCCGTCGCCGCGTTAGTGGGTAAGGGGATTACTTTTGATAGCGGTGGTTACAGCATCAAGCCAAGTGCTGGCATGCTGCACATGAAAGCCGATATGGGCGGCGCAGCCACGGTAACGGGCGGTTTAGCGTTAGCCATTTTGCGTGGTTTAGACAAGCCGGTCGATCTGTACCTGTGTTGCGCAGAAAACTTAATCAGCGGGCATGCCTACAAGCTGGGTGATATTTTGACGTACCCGAATGGCGTCACGGTAGAAATTCAGAATACTGATGCCGAAGGCCGTGTAGTGATGGCTGATGGTTTATTGCTGGCTGGACAGTCTGGCGCTAAAACGATTATTGATGCGGCGACTTTGACTGGCGCAGCCGTGACTGCCGTAGGCGGTGACTACAATGCTGTGTTTGCGCTTGATAAAGATGCGAGCGACGAATTTTTAGCGATTTCTAAAACAGAGAACGAGCGCCACTGGCCGTTGCCGTTAGAGCCATTCCATGCCCACCGTTGCCCATCGCACTTTGCTGATACGGCTAACAGCCGAGCGGTAAAAGGTGGTGGTCCAGGCGGAGCGAGTAATGCCGCAGGCTTCCTATCCCGCTTTGTACCAAATAATGGGCAAGGTTGGGTGCATATTGATTTAGCCTCTGCTTATAACGACAGCCCAACGCCTAAGTGGTCCGCGGGTGGTACCGGTCTAGGCTTTAGAAGTATCGCTGCAAAACTGTTGAAAAGCTAA
- the ribA gene encoding GTP cyclohydrolase II — MNQQDSLQAKLPTPWGDFVIHALETDDGKEHIAMTFGEWDKEQAVLARIHSECLTGDALFSLRCDCGFQLRAALEKIAEEGSGVLLYLRQEGRGIGLTNKIRAYSLQDQGMDTVQANEHLGFGADERDFKVASDALDILGVSKIRLMTNNPRKVSSMKDAGIDVVERVPLKFGQNPHNAMYLSTKQSKLGHLF, encoded by the coding sequence ATGAACCAGCAAGATAGCCTACAGGCCAAGCTCCCAACTCCTTGGGGAGATTTTGTGATCCATGCGCTTGAAACCGATGATGGTAAAGAGCATATTGCCATGACTTTTGGCGAGTGGGACAAAGAACAGGCCGTATTGGCAAGAATTCACTCTGAGTGTTTAACCGGTGACGCACTGTTTAGTTTGCGTTGCGACTGTGGCTTTCAACTTCGTGCAGCGTTAGAAAAAATTGCTGAAGAAGGTAGTGGTGTGTTGCTGTATTTGCGCCAAGAAGGCCGAGGTATCGGTTTGACCAATAAAATTCGTGCTTACTCCTTGCAAGATCAAGGTATGGATACGGTGCAGGCTAATGAGCACCTAGGGTTTGGGGCGGACGAACGTGATTTTAAAGTTGCGTCTGATGCGCTGGATATTTTAGGCGTGTCGAAAATTCGACTGATGACCAATAATCCGCGAAAAGTGAGCTCAATGAAAGACGCTGGTATTGACGTGGTTGAACGTGTGCCCTTGAAATTTGGGCAAAACCCCCACAATGCTATGTATCTATCAACCAAACAATCGAAGCTAGGGCACCTGTTCTAA
- a CDS encoding alpha/beta hydrolase encodes MQIVIWGLISIVGFYILYVLFFYVLQRRLLFPVHELPAHNAELITQAGGELVRLSFSQGEFELAYLAPLKDVYGERSPVVMLAHGNGNIIDDWAPRLDYIRGQGFSVVLAEYPGYGRSDGRPSYRTIKECMLNAYDWIEQQPQFDHEHISLLGRSMGGGAVLSILSDKTPHAVILMSTYSSVMDLAKKRWVPRFLVRDPFDNVSALKNYKGRAYLVHGEADRTVPIDALTKLLAAKQDAEHQIYSTGHADTPDDWDEFWVKVSDIIKPEKAA; translated from the coding sequence ATGCAAATTGTTATATGGGGCCTCATCTCAATCGTAGGATTTTATATCCTGTATGTGCTGTTTTTTTATGTATTACAGCGCCGCTTGCTGTTTCCAGTCCATGAATTGCCGGCTCATAATGCCGAACTTATCACTCAAGCTGGTGGTGAGCTTGTGCGGCTATCTTTTTCTCAGGGTGAATTTGAATTGGCTTATCTTGCACCGTTAAAGGATGTTTATGGTGAGCGTTCTCCAGTTGTCATGCTGGCTCATGGTAATGGCAACATCATTGATGACTGGGCGCCAAGACTGGATTATATTCGTGGGCAAGGCTTTAGTGTGGTTTTAGCTGAGTACCCTGGTTATGGTCGCTCCGACGGTAGGCCAAGCTATAGAACCATCAAAGAATGCATGTTGAACGCTTATGATTGGATTGAGCAGCAACCTCAGTTTGATCATGAGCATATTTCATTACTAGGGCGTTCGATGGGTGGCGGTGCTGTATTGAGCATTTTGTCTGACAAAACCCCACATGCGGTTATTTTGATGTCGACTTATTCCAGCGTGATGGACTTAGCCAAGAAACGCTGGGTACCACGCTTCTTGGTGCGCGACCCGTTCGATAATGTCTCAGCTCTGAAAAACTATAAGGGTCGTGCTTATTTAGTGCATGGTGAGGCGGATAGAACCGTTCCTATTGATGCATTAACCAAGTTATTAGCGGCCAAACAGGATGCAGAGCATCAGATATACTCGACCGGACATGCCGATACGCCTGACGATTGGGATGAGTTCTGGGTTAAAGTGTCAGACATTATAAAACCAGAAAAGGCGGCCTGA
- a CDS encoding Rieske (2Fe-2S) protein yields MSHLCLVTDIKDGQAKAFPHPSPSEDRDLIIVRRGLNVYGYVNRCPHAGTNLNWQEDEFMTDDEQYLMCFTHGALFEPDTGRCVAGPCAGAHLSEVNLEVENGKVFYGE; encoded by the coding sequence ATGTCACATTTATGTTTAGTTACAGACATCAAAGACGGTCAAGCCAAAGCATTTCCACACCCTTCGCCGAGCGAAGACCGCGACCTGATCATCGTCCGCCGCGGACTTAACGTCTATGGCTACGTCAACCGCTGCCCTCACGCCGGAACCAACCTAAACTGGCAAGAAGACGAGTTTATGACGGATGACGAACAATACCTCATGTGCTTTACCCACGGCGCCCTATTTGAACCCGACACAGGACGCTGCGTCGCAGGCCCCTGCGCTGGCGCTCACCTAAGTGAAGTGAACCTAGAAGTCGAAAACGGCAAAGTGTTTTATGGGGAGTAA